One Amycolatopsis sp. NBC_00355 genomic window carries:
- a CDS encoding SDR family NAD(P)-dependent oxidoreductase, which translates to MTTPDAVRAWLVERVAAITGIPAGEVDADRPLQETGLSSRDAMSLTGDLGRFLGRSLAATFVWQHPSITALVAALSTVDEVRAAPVPMAAGEPIAIVGVGCRLPGRVESPAQFWRFLDTGADGIAEVPEGRWESFAPADALAGLPRRGGFLGDVAGFDAAFFGITPREAEAMDPQQRTLLEVTWAALEHAGIPPSSLRGTRTGVFVGLSASEYGYLTMTDVPGIDAWSGTGAAASIAANRLSYLLDLRGPSLTLDTACSSSLVAVHQAVQSLRRGESETALVAGVNLLLSPGITANFHRAGVLAPDGHCKPFDAGADGIVRGEGCGVVVLKPLKAARAAGDRVLAVVRGSAVNSDGRSNGMMAPNPDAQAALLRDAYAVAGVDPSSVDYVEAHGTGTLLGDPIEAGALGTVLGAGREPGRPLLVGSVKSNLGHLEGAAGIAGLIKVVLALVHRRLPPSLNYRDPNPHIDFDGLGLRVVAAGTDWPRYPGTARAGVSAFGFGGTNAHVVLEEWPAASFPARAGADGPRIFALSARSADVLHARASELADWLDSPAGRAVPLSAVASTLATRREHLPVRAAVVAEERGALVDALRAVTPGEARGRADVVFVFSGYGSQWPEMGRQLLRTEPAFRAEVDALDPVFRAEAGFSLREVLAGEQELPDLGATQLALFGMQTALAGLWRAHGVVPAAVLGHSMGEVAAAVVAGALDVTDGLRVMATRARLLAEVDAGGAGAMAVVELSPAELAEFPDVTVAVYASPTQCTISGDADQVDALVAHVEQLGRLARRLPVRGAGHSAAVDAVLDRFRAELAGLQPGQAEIPCYSSVLDDPRETPAFDVEYWAANLRRPVRFTQALAAATADGHSVFVEISPHPVALAAVEQTTGGAALGLPTASRKIDERVAFLTSLARLHVLGRPGVLDHGPRTAPVELPGPVWRHERFWPRRRAHRPDTGAHPLLGVHIEQPGGDLHLWRGDVGTAQLPWLADHAAMGVPLFPATGFLELALAAGDRIGDLELHQVLPLAEHTEVTTSLAGTEIGVHAKSAHGGWVRYATARVLDGSPPPTPFGPTEGDAVDLYRALEDLGQHYGPAFRGLRRVVAAPGRASASIALPPEARDHPAYRLHPALADACLHALAAATGEALGDAAGLYLPLTIGEVTLAGDPRRGVRVDAVLDSVDESGDGLLGSVQLVDAEGVVLVQFRDVYCRRFRRSALPVPLSSLLFEAGWQPSELPPAPGDEPHSWVVLLDAAQETAPWLATLREGIGGSLDTVVLGDHEGLAKVLRAREVTGVLAMVGCAAELGTPDPARAGDLVLTLSGVVAELASVPAPPRLWLVSAGAAAVEPGETGHPGLAALRGLVRVLAFEHPELRVSHLDFDAEPDPARLWVTELQDEVRAGGPDDEIAWREGIRHTRRLVRPDLAPPRDSSGRDGNRSLVAESLRDSSGRVGSRPPVVRDGAYLITGGMGGLGLVAAKWLAGRGATRLILSGRRGPTPETEDLLRELGVDVRVVTGDIAEPGTAERLVAAAGDLPLRGVLHAAGVLADGAAIALTPEAVETVWRPKARGAWRLHEATAGHDLDWWLVYSSAAALFGSPGQAAYATANAWADGLVTWRRGLGLPAATINWGAWGEAGAVTGSRNPVLDPLGTAEALDALEAVLESDRAATGVARVDTDTVLALFPRLAERPFFELFVPAEGPGGTEPSTWDGMAALRAEQPERARTAMTEHLAAVVAGLMGFPAGDVDRHAPLTSLGLDSLMAMRARGAVERDFGLPLPVPLLLRGASLTEIAEHLAEQAGFGAGTARPAEPSGAVLGPRDPAERWVARHWQAVLGGPEPGVYDDFGGDADQARRLREAFAEDLDDVPDIDRLFATPTIAAMADLLRAEVEGFGGGPVRLLRDGVAADPVFLFHPAGGPTSVYQELVRLLPEGQPAYGLERIDEEDTVEGKAACYVELIREIQPHGPYRLGGWSFGGCLAYETAKRLTAAGESVGVVFMIDTILPLPAPEKPVQDLLLERFDRFAEHIELTYGVPLDLPRAELEHLGEHDQIRLVMSRLAAQVPGMGQGVLHHQYTSYLDARVAERYVPEPYAGKVLLLRAQDPHPLTTTLDPRYLRSDDPLGWDAHCADLEIVRVPGDHLSMIDPPHVSVIAAALSARLAGQHAGKG; encoded by the coding sequence ATGACCACACCGGACGCCGTCCGGGCGTGGCTCGTCGAGCGGGTCGCCGCGATCACGGGGATCCCGGCCGGCGAGGTCGACGCCGACCGGCCGCTGCAGGAAACCGGACTGTCCTCACGGGACGCGATGAGCCTGACCGGGGACCTGGGGCGGTTCCTCGGCCGCTCCCTCGCGGCGACGTTCGTGTGGCAGCACCCCAGCATCACCGCGCTCGTCGCCGCCCTGTCCACAGTGGACGAGGTACGGGCCGCCCCGGTGCCGATGGCCGCGGGGGAGCCGATCGCGATCGTCGGCGTCGGCTGCCGCCTGCCGGGCAGGGTCGAGTCGCCGGCGCAGTTCTGGCGGTTCCTCGACACGGGCGCCGACGGGATCGCCGAAGTCCCCGAAGGACGCTGGGAGTCCTTCGCCCCGGCCGACGCGCTCGCCGGGCTGCCGCGCCGCGGCGGGTTCCTGGGTGACGTCGCCGGGTTCGACGCCGCCTTCTTCGGCATCACCCCCCGCGAAGCCGAGGCGATGGACCCGCAGCAGCGCACGCTCCTGGAGGTCACCTGGGCGGCCCTGGAACACGCGGGCATCCCGCCGTCTTCGCTGCGCGGCACCCGGACCGGCGTGTTCGTCGGGCTGTCGGCCAGCGAGTACGGCTACCTCACGATGACCGACGTCCCCGGCATCGACGCCTGGTCCGGCACCGGCGCCGCGGCGAGCATCGCCGCGAACCGGCTGTCGTACCTGCTCGACCTGCGCGGCCCGAGCCTCACCCTCGACACGGCGTGTTCGTCGTCGCTGGTCGCCGTGCACCAGGCCGTGCAGAGCCTGCGCCGCGGCGAAAGCGAGACCGCGCTGGTCGCGGGCGTGAACCTGCTGCTGTCGCCGGGGATCACCGCGAACTTCCACCGGGCCGGCGTGCTGGCGCCCGACGGGCACTGCAAGCCGTTCGACGCCGGGGCCGACGGGATCGTGCGCGGCGAAGGGTGCGGTGTGGTCGTGCTCAAGCCGCTGAAGGCCGCCCGCGCCGCCGGCGACCGCGTGCTGGCCGTGGTCCGCGGCAGCGCCGTCAACTCCGACGGCCGCTCCAACGGCATGATGGCACCCAACCCCGACGCGCAGGCGGCGTTGCTGCGGGACGCCTACGCCGTCGCCGGCGTCGATCCGTCCTCTGTGGACTACGTCGAGGCGCACGGCACCGGCACCCTGCTCGGCGACCCGATCGAAGCCGGCGCCCTGGGCACGGTCCTGGGTGCCGGGCGCGAACCCGGCCGTCCGCTGCTGGTCGGCTCGGTCAAGAGCAACCTGGGGCACCTCGAAGGCGCCGCCGGGATCGCCGGGCTGATCAAGGTGGTGCTGGCCCTGGTGCACCGCCGGCTGCCGCCCAGCCTGAACTACCGCGACCCCAACCCGCACATCGACTTCGACGGCCTCGGCCTGCGCGTGGTCGCGGCCGGCACCGACTGGCCGCGCTACCCGGGCACCGCCCGCGCCGGCGTCTCGGCCTTCGGGTTCGGCGGGACCAACGCCCACGTGGTGCTGGAGGAGTGGCCCGCCGCGTCCTTCCCGGCGCGAGCCGGCGCCGACGGCCCGCGGATCTTCGCGCTCTCGGCGCGGTCGGCCGACGTGCTGCACGCCCGCGCGAGCGAGCTGGCGGACTGGCTGGACTCACCCGCCGGACGGGCCGTCCCGCTGAGCGCCGTCGCGTCGACGCTGGCGACCCGTCGCGAGCACCTGCCCGTCCGCGCGGCCGTCGTCGCCGAGGAGCGTGGCGCTCTCGTGGACGCGCTGCGCGCCGTCACCCCCGGCGAAGCCCGGGGACGCGCGGACGTCGTGTTCGTCTTCTCCGGCTACGGCTCGCAGTGGCCGGAGATGGGCCGGCAGCTGCTGCGCACCGAACCCGCGTTCCGCGCCGAGGTCGACGCCCTGGACCCGGTCTTCCGCGCCGAAGCCGGGTTCTCGCTGCGCGAAGTCCTTGCGGGAGAACAGGAGCTGCCCGACCTCGGCGCGACGCAGCTGGCACTGTTCGGCATGCAGACCGCGCTGGCCGGGCTGTGGCGGGCACACGGCGTCGTCCCCGCCGCCGTGCTGGGGCACTCCATGGGCGAGGTCGCCGCGGCCGTCGTCGCGGGCGCGCTCGACGTCACCGACGGCCTGCGCGTGATGGCGACCCGCGCGCGGCTGCTCGCCGAGGTCGACGCCGGGGGCGCCGGCGCGATGGCCGTCGTCGAACTGTCTCCGGCCGAGCTGGCCGAGTTCCCCGACGTCACCGTGGCGGTCTACGCGTCGCCGACCCAGTGCACGATCAGCGGCGACGCCGACCAGGTCGACGCGCTCGTCGCGCACGTCGAGCAGCTCGGCCGGCTCGCCCGCCGGCTCCCGGTCCGTGGCGCCGGGCACTCGGCGGCCGTTGATGCCGTGCTCGACCGCTTCCGCGCCGAACTGGCCGGATTGCAGCCCGGTCAGGCCGAAATCCCTTGTTACAGCAGCGTTCTCGACGACCCGCGCGAGACACCGGCGTTCGACGTCGAGTACTGGGCGGCCAACCTGCGGCGTCCGGTGCGGTTCACGCAGGCCTTGGCGGCGGCGACCGCCGACGGCCACAGCGTGTTCGTCGAGATCTCGCCGCACCCCGTCGCGCTCGCCGCCGTCGAGCAGACCACCGGCGGCGCCGCGCTCGGCCTGCCCACCGCCAGCCGCAAGATCGACGAGCGCGTCGCGTTCCTGACCAGCCTCGCCCGGCTGCACGTCCTCGGCCGGCCCGGTGTCCTGGACCACGGCCCGCGCACGGCGCCGGTCGAGCTGCCCGGCCCGGTCTGGCGGCACGAGCGGTTCTGGCCGCGGCGCCGGGCGCACCGGCCGGACACGGGGGCGCACCCGCTGCTCGGCGTCCACATCGAACAGCCCGGCGGCGACCTGCACCTGTGGCGGGGCGACGTCGGCACGGCGCAGCTGCCGTGGCTCGCCGACCACGCCGCGATGGGCGTCCCGCTGTTCCCGGCCACCGGGTTCCTCGAACTCGCGCTCGCCGCGGGCGACCGGATCGGCGATCTCGAACTGCACCAGGTGCTGCCGCTGGCCGAGCACACCGAGGTGACGACGAGCCTGGCGGGCACGGAGATCGGCGTGCACGCCAAGTCCGCGCACGGCGGCTGGGTCCGCTACGCCACCGCGCGGGTGCTCGACGGATCGCCGCCGCCGACGCCGTTCGGCCCCACGGAAGGCGACGCCGTCGACCTCTACCGGGCGCTGGAGGACCTGGGCCAGCACTACGGCCCGGCGTTCCGCGGCCTGCGCCGGGTCGTGGCCGCGCCGGGCCGGGCGTCGGCGTCGATCGCGCTGCCGCCGGAAGCCCGGGACCATCCGGCGTACCGGCTGCACCCCGCGCTCGCCGACGCCTGCCTGCACGCCCTGGCCGCGGCGACCGGCGAGGCCCTGGGCGACGCCGCCGGGCTCTACCTACCGCTGACGATCGGCGAGGTCACGCTCGCCGGCGACCCTCGCCGCGGCGTCCGGGTCGACGCCGTCCTCGACTCGGTCGACGAGTCGGGTGACGGACTGCTCGGCAGCGTCCAGCTCGTCGACGCCGAAGGCGTTGTCCTGGTCCAGTTCCGGGACGTCTACTGCCGGCGGTTCCGGCGTTCGGCGTTGCCGGTGCCGCTGTCGAGCTTGCTCTTCGAGGCCGGGTGGCAGCCGTCCGAATTGCCGCCGGCACCCGGGGACGAGCCGCACAGCTGGGTCGTGCTCCTGGACGCCGCGCAGGAGACCGCGCCGTGGCTGGCCACGTTGCGCGAAGGCATCGGCGGCTCCTTGGACACGGTCGTGCTGGGTGACCACGAAGGACTCGCGAAGGTGCTTCGCGCCCGCGAGGTGACCGGCGTGCTGGCGATGGTCGGCTGCGCGGCCGAGCTGGGCACCCCCGACCCGGCGCGAGCGGGGGACCTGGTCCTGACGCTGTCGGGGGTGGTCGCCGAACTGGCGTCGGTACCGGCACCGCCGAGGTTGTGGCTGGTCAGCGCGGGCGCGGCGGCGGTCGAGCCGGGCGAAACCGGCCACCCCGGACTGGCGGCGTTGCGCGGGTTGGTGCGGGTGCTGGCGTTCGAGCACCCGGAGCTGCGGGTGAGCCACCTGGACTTCGACGCCGAGCCGGACCCCGCGCGCCTGTGGGTGACCGAGCTGCAGGACGAGGTCCGGGCAGGTGGCCCGGACGACGAGATCGCCTGGCGCGAAGGCATCCGCCATACCCGCCGCTTGGTGCGCCCGGACCTCGCTCCGCCGCGTGACTCAAGCGGTCGTGATGGCAACCGCTCGTTGGTCGCCGAGTCGCTGCGAGATTCGAGCGGTCGTGTTGGCAGCCGCCCGCCTGTCGTTCGTGATGGCGCCTACCTCATCACCGGTGGCATGGGCGGGCTCGGCCTGGTCGCCGCGAAGTGGCTGGCCGGACGCGGTGCCACCCGGCTGATCCTCTCCGGCCGTCGCGGCCCCACCCCCGAGACCGAAGACCTCCTGCGGGAACTCGGCGTCGACGTCCGGGTCGTCACCGGCGACATCGCCGAACCCGGCACCGCCGAACGGCTGGTCGCGGCCGCCGGGGACCTGCCCTTGCGCGGGGTGCTCCACGCGGCCGGTGTGCTGGCCGACGGCGCCGCGATCGCTCTCACTCCCGAAGCCGTCGAGACCGTCTGGCGGCCCAAAGCCCGCGGCGCCTGGCGGCTGCACGAGGCCACCGCGGGCCACGACCTCGACTGGTGGCTCGTCTACTCCTCGGCCGCCGCGTTGTTCGGCTCTCCGGGCCAGGCCGCCTACGCCACCGCGAACGCCTGGGCCGACGGCCTCGTCACCTGGCGCCGCGGGCTCGGGCTGCCCGCGGCGACGATCAACTGGGGCGCGTGGGGCGAAGCCGGCGCCGTCACCGGCAGCCGGAACCCGGTGCTCGACCCGCTCGGCACCGCGGAAGCCCTCGACGCGCTCGAAGCGGTGCTCGAAAGCGATCGCGCAGCGACCGGCGTCGCCCGGGTCGACACCGACACCGTGCTGGCGCTCTTCCCGCGGCTGGCCGAACGCCCGTTCTTCGAGCTGTTCGTCCCGGCCGAAGGGCCCGGCGGGACCGAACCGTCCACTTGGGACGGAATGGCCGCGCTCCGGGCGGAACAGCCGGAGCGGGCGCGCACAGCGATGACCGAGCACCTCGCGGCCGTCGTCGCCGGGTTGATGGGCTTCCCCGCGGGGGACGTCGACCGGCACGCGCCGCTGACGAGCCTCGGGCTGGACTCGCTGATGGCGATGCGGGCCCGCGGCGCGGTGGAACGCGACTTCGGCCTGCCGCTGCCGGTGCCCCTGTTACTGCGGGGCGCGAGCCTCACCGAGATCGCCGAGCACCTGGCCGAGCAGGCCGGGTTCGGCGCCGGGACCGCGCGTCCGGCCGAGCCGAGTGGCGCCGTACTCGGGCCGCGCGACCCCGCCGAACGCTGGGTCGCCCGGCACTGGCAGGCCGTCCTCGGCGGCCCGGAACCGGGCGTCTACGACGACTTCGGAGGCGACGCAGACCAAGCGAGAAGGCTGCGGGAAGCCTTCGCCGAAGACCTCGACGACGTGCCCGACATCGACCGGCTGTTCGCCACGCCCACCATCGCGGCGATGGCCGACCTGCTGCGCGCCGAGGTCGAAGGCTTCGGCGGCGGCCCGGTGCGGCTGCTGCGTGACGGCGTCGCGGCCGACCCGGTCTTCCTGTTCCACCCGGCGGGCGGCCCGACGAGCGTCTACCAGGAGCTCGTCCGCCTGCTGCCCGAAGGCCAACCGGCGTACGGGCTGGAGCGGATCGACGAGGAAGACACCGTCGAGGGCAAGGCCGCGTGCTACGTCGAGCTCATCCGCGAGATCCAGCCGCACGGGCCCTACCGGCTGGGCGGCTGGTCCTTCGGCGGCTGCCTCGCCTACGAGACGGCCAAGCGGCTGACCGCGGCGGGGGAGAGCGTCGGCGTCGTCTTCATGATCGACACGATCCTGCCGCTGCCGGCGCCGGAGAAGCCGGTGCAGGACCTGCTCCTCGAACGCTTCGACCGGTTCGCCGAGCACATCGAACTGACTTACGGCGTGCCCCTCGACCTCCCGCGGGCCGAACTCGAGCACCTCGGCGAGCACGACCAGATCCGGCTCGTGATGAGCCGGCTGGCCGCCCAGGTCCCCGGGATGGGCCAGGGTGTCCTGCACCACCAGTACACGTCCTATTTGGACGCTCGGGTGGCCGAACGGTACGTCCCCGAGCCGTACGCCGGGAAGGTCCTGCTGCTGCGGGCGCAGGACCCGCACCCGCTGACGACCACGCTCGACCCGAGGTACCTGCGCAGCGACGACCCCCTCGGCTGGGACGCGCACTGCGCGGACCTGGAGATCGTCCGGGTGCCCGGTGACCACCTCTCGATGATCGACCCGCCGCACGTGTCGGTGATCGCGGCCGCCCTGTCCGCCCGCCTCGCCGGTCAGCACGCAGGAAAGGGATGA
- a CDS encoding fatty acyl-AMP ligase — METISRTAFVLPGHESSDGDSFATLLGRWARRLGDGIAVTFLDYRTSADGRAVSLTWRELDDRVSAVAAHLGTLAAPGERAAVLAAQSADYVVAFLGAIRAGLVAVPLFAPNLPGHTGRLAATLTDCAPQVVLTTADLTGEVTGFLGTLDVEAALVAVDTLPPVAGEHEWHRPAPDELAYLQYTSGSTRSPAGVMLTHHNVLSNARQCCTAYGAESGTTSTVSWLPLFHDMGLILGLGAPMFGGLTSVLMDPLAFLERPGRWLRALTASPGAISAAPNFAYAYSASRVTEDEKSYLELSRVVSLINGSEPVLPATIAKFQDAFGECGLAPEVHRASYGLAEATVLVAVTDAGTPSRQVTFDRDRLAEGFAVPAATGTTLVSCGRPVDQRIRIAGPHGEPVADGEVGEIRVSGPNVGQGYWRRPGASAATFGDGWLATGDLGVRFEGELYMTGRLKDLVIVDGRNHYPQDIEQTVEAHPAVRPHSAAAFAVPHDEGEVAVVVLERAKTADAEVAVGALRAAVSAEHGLRLHDVVVLAPGEVPRTSSGKISRALCRTSYLDGRWSR; from the coding sequence ATGGAAACCATTTCTCGGACGGCCTTCGTGCTGCCCGGCCACGAGTCGTCCGACGGCGATTCCTTCGCCACCCTGCTCGGCCGGTGGGCCCGGCGCCTGGGCGACGGGATCGCGGTGACCTTCCTGGACTACCGCACGAGCGCCGACGGCCGCGCGGTGAGCCTCACCTGGCGCGAACTGGACGACCGGGTCAGCGCCGTCGCCGCGCACCTGGGCACCCTCGCCGCGCCGGGGGAGCGGGCCGCGGTCCTGGCCGCGCAGTCCGCCGACTACGTCGTTGCCTTCCTCGGGGCCATCCGCGCCGGCCTGGTCGCCGTCCCGCTGTTCGCGCCGAACCTGCCCGGCCACACGGGCCGCCTCGCCGCGACCCTCACCGACTGCGCGCCGCAGGTCGTGCTCACCACCGCCGACCTGACCGGCGAGGTCACCGGCTTCCTCGGCACCCTCGACGTCGAGGCGGCTCTCGTGGCCGTCGACACCCTGCCGCCGGTCGCGGGCGAGCACGAGTGGCACCGCCCGGCACCGGACGAGCTGGCGTACCTGCAGTACACGTCCGGCTCGACGCGCTCGCCGGCCGGCGTCATGCTGACCCACCACAACGTCCTGTCCAACGCCCGGCAGTGCTGCACCGCCTACGGCGCCGAGAGCGGCACGACGTCGACCGTCAGCTGGCTGCCGCTCTTCCACGACATGGGCCTGATCCTCGGCCTCGGCGCGCCGATGTTCGGCGGCCTGACCTCGGTGCTGATGGACCCGCTCGCGTTCCTGGAGCGGCCCGGCCGCTGGCTGCGGGCGCTGACGGCCAGCCCGGGCGCGATCAGCGCGGCACCCAACTTCGCCTACGCCTACAGCGCTTCCCGCGTGACCGAGGACGAAAAGAGCTACCTCGAGCTGAGCCGGGTCGTCTCGCTGATCAACGGCAGCGAGCCGGTCCTGCCGGCCACCATCGCGAAGTTCCAGGACGCGTTCGGCGAGTGCGGGCTGGCGCCGGAGGTCCACCGGGCGTCCTACGGGCTGGCCGAGGCGACCGTGCTCGTCGCGGTGACCGACGCGGGCACGCCGTCGCGCCAGGTCACGTTCGACCGCGACCGCCTGGCCGAGGGGTTCGCGGTGCCGGCCGCCACCGGCACGACGCTCGTCTCCTGTGGCCGGCCGGTGGACCAGCGGATCCGGATCGCCGGCCCGCACGGCGAACCGGTCGCGGACGGCGAGGTCGGCGAGATCCGGGTGAGCGGACCGAACGTCGGCCAGGGCTACTGGCGGCGTCCCGGCGCGTCCGCGGCGACGTTCGGCGACGGCTGGCTGGCGACCGGCGACCTCGGCGTGCGGTTCGAAGGTGAGTTGTACATGACCGGCCGGCTCAAGGATCTCGTCATCGTCGACGGGCGCAACCACTACCCGCAGGACATCGAGCAGACCGTGGAGGCGCACCCCGCCGTCCGGCCGCATTCCGCCGCGGCGTTCGCCGTCCCGCACGACGAGGGCGAGGTCGCCGTCGTCGTGCTGGAACGGGCCAAGACCGCCGACGCCGAGGTCGCCGTCGGGGCGCTGCGCGCGGCGGTGTCCGCCGAACACGGCCTGCGGCTGCACGACGTCGTCGTCCTGGCGCCCGGCGAGGTGCCGCGCACCTCCAGCGGCAAGATCAGCCGGGCCCTGTGCCGGACGTCCTACCTGGACGGCCGGTGGTCGCGATGA
- a CDS encoding MFS transporter: MGGRKAPTLVVVALGAFVTTLDNNIVAAGVPSIARDLALDLSALQWVSIGYMLPFASLLLVAGTLVDRWGQRLTLSAGLLAFGLGAAVGGLAGSAWVLVGARVLQGIAAAFLVPGLLSLLRTNLDARGRAVGATLWTASLAIALALGPTLGGLLSEYLGWGWIFFVNLPFVAVMLALLPVTAGARRGTGGGRPALASMTLVTAGLVLLTVALVEFGDDTRTGDVVPSALAAGGLGFLAWFAVRERRARERLVTPELTGQRVFAGALAVQLLWGLGVSGVFFFTPLLHQESLGLSPVQAGLPLILVAVAIMAATPAVPWAVTRFGPHRTVGAGLVVVALGLLAVALVNHLPEVLPRAPGLLLIGAGSALTTPLTSHALEVVAERHAGTASGLLTASRELSSALGVALVGAVLTAVRAARLDAGVAAGPALAGGYTAGLLVAAGLELAGAVMAVTLFRARKILPTVTTATAASPFPDEYRDSA; this comes from the coding sequence GTGGGCGGCCGGAAGGCGCCGACGCTGGTCGTGGTCGCGCTCGGCGCGTTCGTCACCACCCTGGACAACAACATCGTCGCGGCCGGCGTGCCGTCCATCGCGCGCGACCTGGCCCTGGACCTCTCGGCCCTGCAGTGGGTCAGCATCGGGTACATGCTCCCGTTCGCGAGCCTGCTGCTGGTGGCGGGCACGCTCGTCGACCGCTGGGGTCAACGGCTGACGCTGTCCGCGGGGCTGCTCGCGTTCGGGCTCGGCGCGGCCGTCGGCGGCCTGGCCGGGTCGGCCTGGGTGCTCGTCGGCGCCCGGGTGCTGCAGGGCATCGCGGCCGCGTTCCTGGTGCCCGGCCTGCTGAGCCTGCTCCGGACCAACCTGGACGCGCGCGGGCGCGCCGTCGGCGCCACCCTCTGGACGGCGAGCCTGGCCATTGCGCTGGCGCTCGGCCCGACGCTGGGCGGGTTGCTCAGTGAATACCTGGGCTGGGGCTGGATCTTCTTCGTCAACCTGCCGTTCGTGGCCGTGATGCTGGCCCTGCTGCCGGTGACGGCCGGCGCTCGTCGCGGCACCGGTGGCGGCCGTCCGGCGCTCGCGTCGATGACGCTCGTGACGGCCGGGCTCGTGCTGCTCACCGTGGCCCTGGTCGAGTTCGGCGACGACACGCGGACCGGTGACGTGGTCCCGTCGGCGCTCGCCGCGGGCGGGCTCGGTTTCCTGGCCTGGTTCGCCGTCCGGGAGCGCCGCGCCCGCGAACGCCTGGTCACGCCGGAGCTGACCGGGCAGCGGGTGTTCGCCGGCGCGCTGGCCGTGCAGCTGTTGTGGGGCCTGGGTGTGTCGGGTGTCTTCTTCTTCACGCCGTTGCTGCACCAGGAATCCCTCGGGCTCAGCCCGGTACAGGCCGGGCTGCCGCTGATCCTGGTGGCGGTCGCGATCATGGCCGCGACACCGGCGGTGCCCTGGGCCGTGACGCGGTTCGGGCCGCACCGGACGGTCGGCGCCGGGCTCGTCGTCGTCGCCCTCGGGCTGCTCGCCGTCGCGCTGGTCAACCACCTCCCCGAGGTGCTGCCCCGCGCGCCCGGCCTGCTGCTGATCGGCGCCGGCTCGGCGCTGACCACGCCGTTGACGTCGCACGCGCTGGAAGTCGTGGCCGAACGGCACGCCGGGACCGCGTCGGGCCTGCTCACGGCGTCCCGGGAGCTGTCCAGCGCCCTCGGTGTCGCGCTCGTCGGCGCGGTGCTGACGGCCGTACGCGCTGCCCGCCTCGACGCGGGCGTGGCGGCCGGCCCCGCGCTGGCCGGTGGCTACACGGCCGGGCTGCTGGTCGCGGCCGGTCTCGAACTCGCCGGGGCGGTAATGGCCGTGACCCTGTTCCGGGCGCGGAAAATCCTTCCCACCGTGACAACCGCGACCGCGGCTTCTCCGTTTCCCGATGAGTATCGGGATTCCGCGTGA
- a CDS encoding R2-like ligand-binding oxidase → MTGTVPGTREQFTALRAGGLNWDVLPLRLFAKGNAKFWNPADLDFTQDAVDWAALSDEQRFAATMLCAQFAGGEEAVTHDIQPFLAAMGAERRFADEMYLTQFCFEEAKHTQVFRLWLDAVGVTGNLHEHVEDNPGYRAIFYDALPTALGRLREDPSPANQIRASVVYNHVVEGVLALTGYFVWNRACRTHGILPGMQELIRRIGDDERRHMAWGTFTCRRHVAADDRNWQIVQDEMQALLPHAIAQIEWTTARLDGDPFDLRLDGVMEYAADHAMRRLRAIEAARGMPVASIDLDYSPEQLEEDFLDEDTASESA, encoded by the coding sequence GTGACCGGAACCGTGCCCGGCACCCGCGAGCAGTTCACGGCCCTGCGCGCGGGCGGGCTCAACTGGGACGTCCTCCCGTTGCGACTGTTCGCCAAGGGCAACGCGAAGTTCTGGAACCCCGCCGACCTGGACTTCACCCAGGACGCCGTCGACTGGGCGGCCCTGTCGGACGAGCAGCGTTTCGCCGCGACCATGCTGTGCGCGCAGTTCGCCGGCGGCGAGGAGGCGGTCACGCACGACATCCAGCCGTTCCTCGCCGCGATGGGCGCCGAGCGCCGGTTCGCCGACGAGATGTACCTGACCCAGTTCTGCTTCGAGGAAGCCAAGCACACCCAGGTGTTCCGGCTCTGGCTCGACGCCGTCGGCGTGACCGGCAACCTGCACGAGCACGTCGAGGACAACCCGGGTTATCGCGCGATCTTCTACGACGCGCTGCCCACCGCGCTCGGCCGGTTGCGGGAGGATCCCAGTCCCGCCAACCAGATCCGCGCGTCGGTGGTCTACAACCACGTCGTGGAAGGTGTGCTCGCGCTGACCGGGTACTTCGTGTGGAACCGGGCCTGCCGCACGCACGGGATCCTGCCCGGCATGCAGGAGCTGATCCGCCGGATCGGCGACGACGAACGCCGGCACATGGCCTGGGGCACCTTCACCTGCCGCCGCCACGTCGCGGCCGACGACCGCAACTGGCAGATCGTGCAGGACGAGATGCAGGCCCTGCTGCCGCACGCCATCGCGCAGATCGAGTGGACCACCGCCCGGCTCGACGGCGACCCGTTCGACCTGCGGCTGGACGGCGTCATGGAGTACGCCGCCGACCACGCGATGCGCCGCCTGCGCGCGATCGAAGCGGCGCGCGGGATGCCGGTCGCGTCCATCGACCTGGACTACAGCCCGGAACAGCTCGAGGAGGACTTCCTCGACGAGGACACGGCAAGCGAATCCGCCTAG